A window of the Pieris napi chromosome W unlocalized genomic scaffold, ilPieNapi1.2 SUPER_W_unloc_1, whole genome shotgun sequence genome harbors these coding sequences:
- the LOC125062911 gene encoding gamma-aminobutyric acid receptor subunit beta-like encodes MQRRWQADKITSPPRNLRFLAVVFSLAIAWLAHPDQAAGAGGGGAYDDVSAILDSLTVSYDKRVRPNYGGPPVEVGVTMNVLSISSISEVNMDFTLDLYFLQYWTDPRLAYKKRPGIETLTVGSEFIRNIWVPDTFFVNEKQSYFHDVTTRNEYMRIHHSGSITRANRLTITASCPMDLQYFPMDRQLCKIEIESFSHTVQDIRYKWNEGPNSVDISSEVKSLPQFKVLGHRQRAMEISRTTGNHSRLLCDFQFERSMGYYIIQIYISSGIIVIISWISFWLNGDAIHARIYLGVTTVLTMTTLMSSTNAALPKVSYIKSIDVYLEFCFGMVFTSLLEFAAVGYMTKRMEMKKQQSTAIQQMVAETKIYIDEPPGTSEPLPPPSTARPSRSSELSFEVHENTIYAARAPSPPAPAPSPPTEEEIPPHLLQESKVS; translated from the exons GGGCGCGGGAGGCGGAGGAGCGTATGACGATGTCTCGGCTATTTTGGATTCCCTGACTGTCAGCTACGACAAAAGAGTGAGGCCCAATTATGGCG GTCCGCCAGTGGAGGTGGGCGTCACCATGAATGTGCTGTCTATCAGCTCCATCTCCGAAGTTAACATG gatttcaCATTGGACTTATACTTCCTTCAGTACTGGACTGATCCAAGGCTTGCATACAAAAAGCGGCCAGGTATTGAGACATTGACAGTTGGATCAGAATTTATTAGGAACATATGGGTGCCTGACACATTTTTCGTAAACGAAAAACAATCCTATTTTCACGATGTAACAACACGCAATGAATATATGCGTATTCATCATTCTGGATCTATTACACGAGCCAATAG ATTAACAATAACGGCTTCCTGTCCCATGGACCTACAATACTTTCCTATGGATCGTCAACTGTGCAAGATTGAAATCGAAAGCT TTAGCCACACCGTGCAAGACATCCGTTATAAGTGGAATGAGGGGCCCAACTCCGTAGACATATCAAGTGAAGTCAAGTCCCTACCGCAGTTCAAGGTTCTGGGCCATCGACAACGAGCTATGGAGATTTCTCGTACGACAG GAAACCACTCCCGACTTCTATGTGATTTTCAATTTGAGCGTTCAATGGGATActatataattcaaatatacatatcatctggaataattgtaattatatcaTGGATATCATTCTGGTTGAATGGCGATGCAATACACGCACGTATCTATCTTGGTGTGACCACTGTACTGACAATGACGACCCTGATGTCTTCAACTAACGCTGCTCTTCCCAAGGTTTCGTATATTAAATCCATTGACGTTTATTTGGAATTCTGCTTCGGAATGGTGTTCACTAGTCTATTAG AATTCGCTGCTGTTGGATACATGACTAAAAGGATGGAAATGAAGAAACAACAATCTACTGCTATCCAGCAAATGGTTGCCGAGACAAAGATATATATCGATGAGCCTCCTGGCACGTCTGAGCCACTTCCACCGCCTTCCACTGCTCGGCCTAGCCGCTCATCG GAGTTATCCTTCGAAGTCCATGAAAACACGATTTATGCTGCAAGAGCCCCCTCACCGCCAGCGCCAGCTCCTTCCCCCCCTACAGAAGAAGAAATACCACCGCATCTACTACAAGAATCGAAGGTTAGTTGA